Proteins from a single region of Acidobacteriota bacterium:
- the maf gene encoding septum formation protein Maf yields the protein MKLPKLILASGSPRRAEILQSVGWLFEKESADIDESERPGESPNEYVMRLALEKAGAVASKYADRLVLGADTTVVIDDQIVGKPIDLDDARRMIRMLAGNWHAVLTGVALVSGERSAVGLQRTEVKFAAMSEREVEFLVEFGEPLDKAGAYAVQAQAALFIEEIRGDYWNVVGLPVNLVYGLAAEVLG from the coding sequence ATGAAACTTCCAAAACTCATACTGGCGTCGGGGAGTCCGCGTCGCGCCGAGATACTGCAGAGCGTCGGCTGGCTTTTTGAAAAGGAGTCGGCCGACATTGACGAATCGGAAAGGCCGGGAGAATCGCCCAACGAATACGTTATGCGTCTGGCGCTCGAGAAGGCGGGTGCGGTCGCATCGAAGTACGCCGACCGACTCGTTCTAGGCGCCGACACGACGGTTGTGATCGACGATCAGATCGTCGGAAAACCGATCGATCTCGACGATGCGCGGCGGATGATACGGATGCTCGCGGGCAACTGGCACGCCGTTCTTACAGGGGTCGCACTCGTCTCCGGCGAGCGCTCGGCGGTCGGACTTCAGCGTACGGAGGTGAAGTTCGCGGCGATGTCGGAACGTGAAGTGGAGTTTCTCGTCGAGTTTGGCGAACCGCTCGACAAGGCGGGCGCTTACGCCGTTCAGGCCCAGGCGGCGCTGTTCATCGAGGAGATCCGCGGCGATTACTGGAACGTTGTCGGACTGCCCGTGAATTTGGTTTATGGATTGGCGGCAGAGGTTTTGGGGTAA
- a CDS encoding DUF721 domain-containing protein — MNELFRALPALLRQFDDNDAVREAVALAAWRKIAGESLLRHAIPAGLIQKHLIIAVADENWKKHLEQLAGQMIFRINSVLGQAVVTFIEFRIDEKRFEIERAKSAIGGLSGAELAEIALNEVDANMRRSADSIKDENLRQQFLLAAGSCLARKKRMRAADKENYGR, encoded by the coding sequence GTGAACGAACTATTTCGTGCGCTTCCGGCGCTACTCAGGCAATTTGACGACAACGACGCGGTCCGCGAGGCCGTTGCGCTCGCCGCGTGGCGCAAGATCGCCGGCGAAAGCCTCCTGCGGCACGCGATTCCGGCCGGCTTGATCCAAAAACATCTGATCATTGCCGTCGCGGACGAAAATTGGAAAAAGCACCTCGAGCAGCTCGCCGGCCAAATGATCTTCCGTATCAACTCCGTGCTCGGTCAGGCGGTCGTGACGTTCATCGAGTTCAGGATCGACGAGAAGAGGTTTGAGATCGAACGCGCAAAGTCTGCGATCGGCGGACTTTCCGGCGCCGAACTGGCAGAGATCGCGCTGAACGAGGTCGACGCCAACATGCGCCGGTCGGCGGACTCGATCAAGGATGAGAATTTGCGGCAGCAGTTTTTGCTGGCCGCCGGCAGTTGTCTCGCCCGGAAGAAACGGATGCGGGCCGCCGACAAAGAGAATTATGGACGTTAG
- the gatC gene encoding Asp-tRNA(Asn)/Glu-tRNA(Gln) amidotransferase subunit GatC, which yields MMDVRKIATLAHLEITDEEVALYTPQMNSIVAYVEQLNELDTDAVEPMLGGLTKEGEATFAERVDKPHDSLGQTNALKEAPSAVDGHFQVPKVL from the coding sequence ATTATGGACGTTAGAAAGATCGCTACGCTCGCGCACCTCGAGATCACCGATGAAGAGGTTGCGCTGTACACTCCGCAAATGAACAGCATCGTCGCCTACGTTGAACAGCTCAACGAGCTCGATACCGACGCTGTCGAGCCGATGCTCGGTGGACTGACGAAAGAGGGCGAGGCAACTTTCGCGGAGCGAGTCGACAAACCCCACGACTCGCTTGGCCAGACGAATGCGCTGAAAGAAGCGCCGTCGGCTGTTGACGGCCATTTTCAGGTTCCGAAAGTTCTTTAG
- the gatA gene encoding Asp-tRNA(Asn)/Glu-tRNA(Gln) amidotransferase subunit GatA, producing the protein MSIRENISKVLGDAEKLNGELNAFLSVERESALKRADELESLSEEGPLHGFAIAIKDNICTKDMQTTCGSRILHNYKAHYDATAVKRLKDAGAVIVGKTNMDEFAMGSSNESSAFGIARNPWDTTRVPGGSSGGSAVAVASGVVRASLGSETGGSVRQPASLCGIVGLKPTYGRIPRFGLVAFASSLDNIGIFGRTCEDAARVLGVIAGRDPNDATSADVPVPDYTATLGDDIRGRRIGVPRALFGEGLEPEVRDAVERSIENFRSLGAEIVDIELPHAKYGIAVYYIIATAEASSNLARFDGVRYGFRAEGSHELREMYRKTREQGFGAEVKRRIMLGTYVLSSGYYDAYYSKAQKVRAMVKSDYMKAFVSCDAILTPTSPSVAFKIGEKSDDPLAMYLSDIYTVSANLAGIPGISVPCGLSSENLPIGLQLIGNHWSEGLLLNLGHAYETAFPVDGKPAVCV; encoded by the coding sequence ATGTCAATTCGGGAAAACATTTCGAAGGTTCTGGGCGATGCCGAAAAACTCAACGGCGAGCTAAACGCCTTTCTTTCGGTCGAACGCGAAAGCGCGCTCAAACGCGCCGACGAGCTCGAGAGTTTGTCGGAAGAAGGTCCGCTTCACGGTTTTGCGATCGCGATCAAGGACAATATCTGCACCAAGGATATGCAGACGACCTGCGGCTCGCGGATCCTTCACAACTACAAGGCGCATTATGACGCGACGGCGGTCAAACGGCTCAAGGATGCCGGCGCGGTGATCGTCGGCAAGACGAATATGGACGAGTTCGCGATGGGGTCTTCGAACGAGTCTTCGGCTTTCGGGATCGCCCGCAATCCGTGGGACACGACGCGCGTCCCCGGCGGAAGTTCGGGCGGCAGCGCGGTCGCGGTCGCTTCGGGCGTCGTGCGCGCGAGTTTGGGTTCCGAGACCGGCGGTTCGGTCCGCCAACCGGCTTCGCTCTGCGGGATCGTCGGGCTTAAGCCGACCTACGGGCGAATCCCGCGTTTCGGATTGGTCGCGTTTGCGTCGTCGCTCGACAACATCGGAATTTTTGGCCGGACCTGCGAGGATGCGGCACGAGTTCTCGGCGTCATCGCCGGACGCGACCCGAACGACGCGACGAGCGCCGACGTTCCGGTTCCGGATTATACGGCGACGCTCGGTGACGACATTCGCGGTCGCCGGATCGGCGTTCCAAGGGCATTGTTCGGCGAAGGGCTCGAACCGGAGGTCCGCGACGCCGTCGAGCGTTCGATCGAGAATTTCAGGAGTCTCGGCGCGGAGATCGTCGACATCGAACTGCCACACGCAAAATACGGGATCGCGGTCTATTACATCATTGCGACGGCCGAGGCCTCTTCGAATCTGGCGCGTTTTGACGGCGTCCGGTATGGATTTCGCGCCGAGGGTTCACACGAACTTCGTGAAATGTACCGCAAGACGCGCGAGCAGGGATTCGGCGCCGAGGTCAAACGCCGGATAATGCTTGGAACTTATGTTCTTTCGAGCGGCTATTACGACGCGTATTATTCGAAGGCGCAAAAGGTCCGCGCGATGGTCAAGAGCGACTATATGAAGGCGTTCGTGAGTTGCGACGCGATCCTCACCCCGACTTCCCCGTCGGTGGCGTTCAAGATCGGCGAAAAGTCGGACGATCCGCTGGCGATGTACCTCAGCGACATTTATACCGTTTCGGCGAACCTTGCCGGCATACCGGGCATTTCAGTGCCCTGCGGATTGTCGTCCGAGAATCTGCCGATCGGCCTGCAATTGATCGGAAACCATTGGTCGGAAGGATTGTTGCTGAATCTCGGTCACGCCTACGAAACGGCGTTCCCCGTGGACGGAAAACCGGCCGTCTGCGTTTGA
- a CDS encoding TlpA family protein disulfide reductase yields MKSVVLLVLVLFVVSACSTSPAANSADPLNGNTGDVSKSKYPPVGSAISKAENRHLDGSVLKIEDKKGKTVLLNLWATWCGPCREEIPHLVELQEKYKDKGLEVIGLDVNPESKEEIEKFMAEMKINYTIGWAHEDLTLEVMRKNQMSGIPQTILINREGQLTGVFRGGGGNVIAKMKQTVAKVVNE; encoded by the coding sequence ATGAAGTCAGTAGTTTTATTGGTTCTCGTTTTGTTCGTCGTTTCGGCCTGTTCGACAAGTCCGGCTGCAAATTCCGCCGACCCTTTGAACGGGAATACCGGCGATGTTTCAAAATCGAAGTATCCGCCGGTCGGTTCGGCGATTTCAAAGGCGGAAAACCGTCACCTTGACGGCTCGGTGCTCAAGATCGAGGACAAGAAAGGGAAGACCGTCCTGCTGAATCTCTGGGCGACGTGGTGCGGCCCCTGCCGCGAGGAGATCCCGCATCTCGTCGAACTGCAGGAAAAGTATAAGGACAAAGGACTTGAGGTGATAGGACTCGACGTCAACCCCGAAAGCAAAGAAGAGATCGAAAAGTTTATGGCCGAAATGAAGATCAACTACACGATCGGCTGGGCCCACGAAGATCTCACGCTTGAAGTGATGCGCAAGAACCAGATGAGCGGCATTCCGCAAACGATCCTCATCAACCGCGAGGGTCAGCTCACCGGCGTTTTCCGCGGTGGAGGCGGCAACGTCATCGCCAAGATGAAGCAAACGGTCGCGAAGGTCGTCAACGAATAA
- a CDS encoding FHA domain-containing protein, translating into MKIVLADDGGSSEKSYSQSVVRVGRDQVDCQIVYDSARFPMVSRKHAEIRWEGGQWYLCDLNSSYGTYANGQRVSQPHPVAIGDKLQFGTQGPTLRVVWFEVSAGPMSATPSQIQPTPVPVPVQAASQTPPPVTTTGRAQLDFVKSTVHSAPYPITKPQIWLGRDPSCDIVFEPDAVMVSRKHAQIIENNGIYLLNDNNSFNGTLVNDVRISAQTPIYHNDEITLGLGGPIVRFNSPTRQAPKGASLAGQRAVASAQAGDLSNFVESVGSKTIVAKVGDLSQKVSLAEASQPTLLMTLNFAAKQELSIGRAENCDIRLDGLQISNHHARLLQTGSGIVIEDLNSTNGVYVNGTRISRQGVFPNDNVQIGSFLIQVDQANNIGVFDTRSKTRIDSVNITKDVKNRSGGGMIRLLDNVSLSILPNEFVGLLGPSGAGKSTFMDALNGMRPASGGSVLINNLDLYEHLDSLKQSIGYVPQDDIIHRELTVYRTLYYVAKLRLSGDVSRSEIDQIIDEVMDVTGLSERRNVPINQLSGGQRKRVSIAVELITKPSVIFLDEPTSGLDPATEEKIMKLFRQIAESGRTVILTTHAMENVKLFDKIVLLMRGKLAFYGKPDEALKHLGASSFKELYDKLEEPIAQIVASGGSTQQADEQVAEEWKQKFLKTPQFQKNVFEPLKQLGTLQSQGVQKKRRLGVFGGIRQFLTLSRRYWEVLFRDKLNLFILFAQAPIIAVLTYFVMGENQPRDFAYFVMSLVAVWFGTSVSAREIIRERAVYNRERMVNLGLLPYVGSKIFVLGIIVGLQCMMLFVPLKLLDLVDLMPMPGELLGIPQLWVMLITASVGIALGLLISALVSTGEMATSLVPLILIPQILFSGLVGVPSGMNKVAGLIMPATWSFDAMKRFSTLDTLEPEGADPKGKTNGKGYYDWVEAQNDKLIEDSREKIKDYKKKQEKKIDDYEDKMKDNLAVGKSPPDMPKLDKEPTIDNPTKVDKNLSTYVNFLHPWMDEVLNQVVLMLMFFFLFFATLIVLRMQDIG; encoded by the coding sequence ATGAAAATAGTTCTTGCTGACGACGGTGGTTCGTCCGAAAAATCATATAGCCAAAGCGTGGTTCGCGTCGGCCGCGATCAGGTTGATTGCCAGATTGTGTACGACAGCGCACGGTTCCCGATGGTATCCCGCAAGCACGCCGAAATTCGTTGGGAAGGCGGCCAATGGTATCTGTGCGACCTGAATTCGTCGTACGGAACCTACGCCAACGGCCAGCGTGTGTCGCAACCGCACCCGGTCGCGATCGGCGACAAACTTCAATTCGGTACGCAAGGTCCGACGCTGCGGGTCGTTTGGTTCGAGGTCTCCGCCGGGCCGATGAGCGCAACGCCGAGTCAGATTCAGCCGACGCCGGTTCCCGTGCCCGTTCAGGCCGCAAGCCAGACGCCGCCGCCGGTAACGACAACCGGGCGGGCGCAATTGGACTTCGTAAAATCAACGGTTCATTCGGCTCCGTATCCGATAACGAAACCGCAGATCTGGCTCGGCCGCGATCCGTCGTGCGACATCGTCTTCGAACCCGACGCCGTGATGGTTTCGCGCAAACACGCGCAGATCATCGAAAACAACGGCATCTATCTGCTGAACGACAATAACAGTTTCAACGGCACACTCGTCAATGACGTCCGGATTTCGGCGCAAACCCCCATATATCACAACGACGAGATCACGCTTGGATTGGGCGGGCCGATCGTGCGTTTCAATTCGCCGACGCGCCAGGCTCCGAAAGGCGCGAGTCTTGCCGGACAACGCGCGGTCGCGTCCGCCCAGGCCGGCGATCTATCGAATTTCGTCGAATCCGTCGGATCGAAAACGATCGTCGCGAAGGTTGGCGATCTGTCGCAAAAGGTCTCGCTCGCCGAAGCGAGCCAGCCGACGCTTCTGATGACGCTCAACTTCGCGGCGAAACAGGAACTGTCGATCGGCCGTGCAGAAAATTGCGACATCCGGCTCGACGGGCTGCAGATCTCGAATCACCACGCAAGATTGTTGCAGACCGGCTCGGGAATCGTCATCGAGGACCTCAATTCGACGAACGGCGTTTACGTCAACGGCACACGGATCTCGCGGCAGGGCGTCTTTCCGAATGACAACGTCCAGATCGGTTCGTTTCTGATCCAGGTCGATCAGGCGAACAATATCGGTGTTTTCGACACACGTTCGAAAACGCGGATCGACTCGGTGAATATCACCAAAGACGTCAAGAATCGTTCGGGCGGCGGGATGATCCGGCTTCTTGACAATGTTTCGTTGTCGATCCTGCCGAATGAATTCGTCGGACTTCTCGGGCCGTCGGGCGCCGGAAAATCGACGTTTATGGACGCGCTCAACGGAATGCGGCCGGCTTCGGGCGGCAGTGTCCTGATCAACAATCTCGACCTTTACGAGCATCTCGATTCGCTCAAGCAGTCGATCGGTTACGTTCCGCAGGACGACATCATCCACCGTGAGCTGACGGTCTACCGAACGCTTTATTACGTTGCGAAACTGCGGCTTTCGGGCGACGTTTCGCGATCAGAGATCGACCAGATCATCGACGAGGTGATGGACGTGACCGGTCTCAGCGAGCGCCGCAATGTCCCGATCAACCAACTTTCGGGCGGCCAGCGCAAACGTGTTTCGATCGCCGTCGAACTGATCACGAAACCGTCGGTCATCTTTCTCGACGAGCCGACGTCGGGTCTCGATCCGGCCACCGAGGAAAAGATCATGAAGCTTTTCCGACAGATCGCCGAGTCTGGGCGGACCGTGATCCTGACGACGCACGCGATGGAGAACGTCAAATTGTTCGACAAGATCGTGCTCCTGATGCGCGGGAAACTGGCGTTTTACGGAAAGCCGGACGAAGCGCTCAAGCATCTCGGCGCGTCGAGTTTCAAGGAACTCTACGACAAGCTTGAGGAACCGATCGCACAGATCGTGGCGAGCGGCGGAAGTACGCAACAGGCCGACGAACAGGTCGCCGAAGAATGGAAGCAGAAGTTCTTGAAGACGCCGCAATTCCAGAAGAACGTTTTCGAGCCGCTCAAGCAGCTTGGAACGCTGCAGTCGCAGGGCGTTCAGAAAAAGCGGCGTTTGGGAGTCTTCGGCGGGATCCGGCAGTTCCTGACGCTTTCGCGCCGTTACTGGGAAGTCCTGTTCCGCGACAAGCTCAATCTTTTCATTCTTTTCGCGCAGGCGCCGATCATCGCCGTTTTGACGTATTTCGTGATGGGCGAAAACCAGCCTCGCGATTTTGCGTACTTCGTGATGTCGCTCGTCGCGGTCTGGTTCGGGACCTCGGTTTCGGCGCGCGAGATCATTCGCGAACGCGCCGTTTACAATCGCGAGCGAATGGTCAATCTGGGGCTTCTGCCGTATGTGGGGTCGAAGATCTTCGTCCTCGGGATCATCGTCGGGCTGCAGTGTATGATGCTGTTCGTGCCGTTGAAATTGCTCGATCTCGTCGATCTGATGCCGATGCCCGGAGAGCTTTTGGGAATCCCGCAGCTTTGGGTAATGCTGATCACGGCGAGCGTCGGGATCGCGCTCGGGCTTCTTATCTCGGCGCTTGTCAGCACGGGTGAAATGGCGACGTCGCTCGTCCCTTTGATTCTCATCCCGCAGATCCTCTTTTCGGGACTGGTCGGTGTGCCGAGCGGGATGAACAAGGTCGCCGGACTGATAATGCCGGCAACCTGGTCGTTTGACGCGATGAAGCGCTTTTCGACGCTCGACACGCTCGAGCCCGAAGGCGCGGACCCGAAAGGCAAGACCAACGGCAAGGGCTATTACGATTGGGTCGAGGCGCAGAACGACAAACTGATCGAGGATTCGCGCGAAAAGATCAAGGATTACAAGAAAAAGCAGGAAAAGAAGATCGACGATTACGAAGACAAGATGAAGGACAATCTGGCGGTCGGAAAGTCGCCGCCGGATATGCCGAAACTCGATAAGGAGCCGACGATCGACAACCCGACGAAGGTTGACAAGAATCTAAGCACCTACGTCAACTTCCTTCATCCCTGGATGGACGAAGTGTTGAATCAGGTCGTCCTGATGTTGATGTTCTTCTTTTTGTTTTTTGCGACGCTGATCGTCTTGCGAATGCAGGACATTGGATAG
- a CDS encoding dipeptidase, translating to MKRILSLLVLIAVLLPVSGVSQKTMSEAEIVAKAKKIHAAIITLDTHNDIDTRNFTDTRNYTQDLPTQVNLPKMIAGGLDVSWMIVYTGQGELNDAAYKKAYENAIDKFDAIDRLTQKIAPGKIELARTSKDVRRIVKSGKLVAMIGIENGYPIGNDLSLIRKFAERGARYMSLAHNGHSQLADSNTGERDGKWLHNGLSELGKKAIGEMNKWGIMIDLSHPSKQANLQSIALSKAPVIASHSGARALCDHSRNLDDEQLEAIRKNGGVVQAVAFRSYVHKEKSELRSKLTNEIMRELAVAEGIKMMERADVMKLPEADRSAYMEKMAAFRVKARPIINARLKDKAPDVNIKDFVDHIDYLVKKIGIDHVGISSDFDGGGGVEGFDDASEALNVTIELVRRGYTKKQIGQLWSGNLLRVLDDVQKVAKRLQRGKG from the coding sequence ATGAAAAGAATACTGTCGCTGCTCGTACTGATTGCCGTCCTTTTGCCCGTTTCCGGAGTATCGCAAAAGACGATGTCCGAGGCCGAGATCGTCGCGAAAGCCAAGAAGATCCACGCGGCTATCATCACGCTCGACACACATAACGATATCGATACGCGCAACTTTACGGATACCAGGAATTACACGCAGGATCTGCCGACGCAGGTCAATTTGCCCAAAATGATCGCCGGCGGCCTCGACGTGTCGTGGATGATCGTTTATACCGGACAGGGCGAACTCAACGACGCAGCCTACAAAAAGGCCTACGAGAACGCGATCGACAAATTCGACGCCATCGACCGTCTGACGCAGAAGATCGCGCCTGGCAAGATCGAACTTGCGCGAACATCGAAGGACGTCCGCCGGATCGTCAAGTCCGGAAAGCTGGTGGCGATGATCGGGATCGAGAACGGCTATCCGATCGGCAACGATCTTTCGCTGATCCGCAAGTTCGCCGAACGCGGCGCGCGTTATATGTCACTCGCGCACAACGGCCACAGCCAGTTGGCGGATTCGAACACCGGAGAGCGCGACGGAAAGTGGCTTCATAACGGGCTCAGCGAGCTCGGCAAAAAGGCGATCGGCGAGATGAACAAATGGGGAATTATGATCGATCTTTCACATCCCTCGAAGCAGGCGAATCTGCAGTCGATCGCGCTGTCGAAAGCTCCGGTCATCGCTTCCCACTCCGGTGCCCGCGCGTTGTGCGACCACAGCCGGAATCTCGACGACGAACAGCTCGAAGCGATCCGCAAAAACGGCGGTGTCGTGCAGGCCGTCGCTTTTCGCAGTTACGTTCACAAAGAGAAAAGCGAACTGCGTTCGAAACTGACGAACGAGATTATGCGCGAACTTGCCGTCGCCGAAGGAATCAAAATGATGGAACGCGCCGATGTGATGAAACTGCCTGAAGCCGACCGCAGCGCGTATATGGAGAAGATGGCGGCCTTTCGCGTCAAGGCGCGGCCGATCATCAACGCGCGTCTGAAGGACAAAGCCCCCGATGTCAACATCAAGGATTTTGTGGACCATATCGATTACCTGGTCAAAAAGATCGGGATCGACCACGTCGGGATCAGCTCGGACTTCGACGGCGGCGGTGGTGTCGAGGGGTTCGACGATGCTTCCGAAGCGCTCAACGTGACGATCGAACTCGTCCGCCGCGGCTACACGAAAAAACAGATCGGACAACTCTGGAGCGGCAATCTGCTCCGCGTCCTGGACGATGTCCAGAAGGTTGCCAAACGGCTTCAACGTGGGAAAGGGTAG
- a CDS encoding tetratricopeptide repeat protein: MAKRKITKTSAPEAAEKDSEREHARGPVLTANYYVWAGLTVVCVVIYAQTVGFDFINLDDDVYIYENPFVSGGFSLTNLKWALTAFHVANWHPLTWISHQIDTSLFGVEPAGHHAVNVIFHIVNSILLFVVVNKLTKAFWKSAVVAAIFAVHPAHVESVAWIAERKDVLSTLFWLLTTWFYLKYARSASDEKRSGLLWAAVLCFALGLASKPMLVTLPFTLILLDYWALERFDKWTPDSLLPLVKEKIPFFALSLVSSIITVFAQKAGGAIQSIETFPLGDRVLNGVVSYAKYVAMFFYPANLGVWYPFESDFGAAQIAASIVLLVGVTVLCLWQLRERKYLFVGWFWFLGTLVPVIGILQVGRQALADRYTYVSYVGLSILVVWMAAEIFERLRLNRTVVAVICGICLLAATALSFRQAAFWKTSETLYTRTLSVTGNNYLVKNNFCNYLEKKNRFDEAAAQCSSAIGEKPELPDAYNTLGTVQIKQNKLAEAKLNFQKAVELNPKFVLAYANLAVVETNQSNFDAAAANLKTAVEIDNGQFFDANRLLDAYTSLAVAAIKQKSYTHSAEFFRKAAELAPNNADLQRNLALSLHMTGRSAEGIGILEELIRKNPNVPEAYNTLGLIYAEQNRKQEAAAQFQKALQINPNFTPAQNNLRRVLGQN, encoded by the coding sequence ATGGCAAAAAGAAAGATCACGAAGACGAGCGCTCCGGAGGCCGCGGAAAAGGACTCGGAACGTGAGCACGCCCGCGGTCCTGTTTTGACCGCAAACTACTATGTTTGGGCCGGTCTCACCGTCGTTTGCGTGGTGATTTACGCTCAAACCGTCGGTTTCGATTTCATCAATCTCGACGATGATGTCTATATTTACGAAAATCCGTTCGTCTCGGGCGGGTTCAGTCTTACAAATCTAAAATGGGCGCTGACGGCGTTTCACGTCGCCAACTGGCATCCGCTGACTTGGATCTCGCACCAGATCGATACGAGTCTTTTCGGTGTCGAGCCGGCCGGGCATCACGCCGTAAACGTCATTTTTCACATTGTCAATTCGATCCTGCTCTTCGTCGTCGTCAACAAACTGACCAAGGCTTTTTGGAAAAGCGCGGTCGTCGCCGCGATCTTCGCGGTCCATCCGGCGCACGTCGAATCGGTCGCGTGGATCGCCGAGCGCAAAGACGTTCTTTCAACCCTGTTCTGGCTTTTGACGACCTGGTTCTATCTGAAATACGCACGGTCGGCCTCGGATGAGAAACGGTCGGGTCTTCTGTGGGCCGCCGTTTTATGTTTCGCGCTCGGCCTGGCGTCAAAACCGATGCTCGTGACGCTGCCGTTCACGCTCATCCTTCTCGATTACTGGGCGCTTGAGCGGTTCGACAAATGGACGCCGGACAGTTTGTTGCCGCTCGTCAAAGAGAAGATACCTTTTTTCGCCCTCAGCCTGGTTTCATCGATCATTACCGTCTTTGCCCAGAAAGCGGGCGGCGCGATTCAATCGATCGAGACGTTTCCGCTGGGCGACCGTGTTTTGAACGGCGTCGTCTCTTACGCGAAGTATGTCGCGATGTTCTTTTATCCCGCGAATCTGGGCGTTTGGTATCCGTTCGAGAGTGATTTCGGCGCCGCGCAGATCGCGGCGTCGATCGTGCTGCTCGTCGGTGTTACGGTGCTTTGCCTGTGGCAGCTCAGGGAAAGAAAGTATCTGTTCGTCGGTTGGTTTTGGTTTCTTGGGACGCTCGTTCCGGTCATCGGCATCCTGCAGGTCGGGCGACAGGCGCTCGCCGACCGGTATACATACGTCTCGTACGTTGGTCTGTCGATCCTGGTTGTGTGGATGGCCGCGGAGATCTTCGAGCGACTTCGGTTAAACAGGACCGTTGTCGCCGTCATCTGCGGCATTTGTCTGCTTGCCGCGACGGCGCTGTCGTTCCGTCAGGCGGCGTTCTGGAAAACGAGCGAAACGCTTTACACGCGGACCCTTTCGGTTACCGGGAACAATTATCTCGTCAAGAACAACTTCTGCAATTATCTCGAGAAAAAGAATCGCTTTGACGAGGCTGCCGCGCAATGCTCTTCGGCGATCGGCGAGAAACCCGAACTGCCCGACGCCTACAACACCCTTGGGACGGTTCAGATCAAGCAGAACAAACTTGCGGAGGCGAAGCTGAATTTTCAAAAGGCGGTCGAACTGAACCCGAAGTTCGTGCTTGCCTACGCAAACCTGGCGGTTGTCGAAACGAATCAAAGCAATTTCGACGCCGCCGCGGCGAATCTCAAAACAGCGGTCGAGATTGACAACGGCCAGTTTTTCGACGCGAACCGACTACTCGATGCTTACACGAGCCTCGCGGTGGCTGCGATCAAGCAAAAGAGCTACACGCATTCGGCGGAGTTTTTCAGGAAAGCTGCCGAGCTCGCGCCGAACAATGCCGATTTGCAACGCAATCTGGCGCTGTCGCTTCATATGACGGGCCGGTCGGCGGAAGGAATCGGAATTCTTGAGGAATTGATCAGAAAGAATCCGAACGTGCCCGAAGCATACAACACGCTCGGCCTGATCTATGCCGAGCAGAACCGGAAACAGGAAGCGGCCGCGCAATTTCAGAAAGCGCTACAGATCAACCCGAATTTCACTCCCGCGCAGAACAATCTGCGGCGGGTGCTGGGACAAAATTAA